In the Aliarcobacter cryaerophilus genome, one interval contains:
- a CDS encoding molybdopterin synthase catalytic subunit gives MFTKDLQIHKGNLPIEKIHNSWYEKYKNLNYGAFITFVGIVRDENGIDGLSFDIYEPILNSWFSSWQEKAKKENAIVFMAHSIGDVKNHESSYIAGVCSPKRRVALELIDEFVEDFKKNAPIWKYDILNNQRIYAKDRSQKIDGAGILS, from the coding sequence ATGTTTACGAAAGATTTACAAATACACAAAGGTAATTTACCAATAGAAAAGATTCACAACTCTTGGTATGAAAAGTATAAAAACCTAAATTATGGTGCGTTTATAACTTTTGTTGGCATAGTAAGAGATGAAAATGGCATAGATGGTCTATCTTTTGATATTTATGAACCTATTTTAAACTCTTGGTTTAGCTCTTGGCAAGAAAAAGCAAAAAAAGAAAATGCAATAGTTTTTATGGCTCATAGTATTGGAGATGTAAAAAATCACGAAAGCTCATATATAGCTGGTGTTTGTAGCCCAAAAAGAAGAGTTGCTTTAGAGCTAATAGATGAATTTGTAGAAGATTTTAAAAAAAATGCTCCTATTTGGAAATATGATATTTTAAACAATCAAAGAATTTATGCAAAAGATAGAAGCCAAAAAATAGACGGAGCTGGGATTTTATCATGA
- a CDS encoding MoaD/ThiS family protein, with protein MVKVEFLGPINKESIDLDIKNLSELSNILKNDEKISSWLETCAVAVNDTLVFSKNFELKSGDKISLLPPVCGG; from the coding sequence ATGGTAAAAGTAGAGTTCTTAGGACCTATAAATAAAGAGAGTATAGATTTAGATATAAAAAATTTAAGTGAGTTGTCAAATATTTTGAAAAATGATGAAAAAATATCTTCTTGGCTTGAAACTTGTGCAGTTGCTGTGAATGATACTTTAGTTTTTTCAAAAAACTTTGAGCTAAAGTCTGGTGATAAAATTTCACTTCTTCCTCCTGTTTGTGGTGGTTGA
- a CDS encoding MqnA/MqnD/SBP family protein, which yields MIFSKIDFINLLPFHIYIKKNIKSNQLKSSIEYKKSYPSKITNSFKKRKTHSAFISSIGSRNEKFLDFGIIARDYVDSVLILPNRKNKDDFQSKTSNALAKILELDGEVIIGDKALKFYHSNKDEEFIDLAKQWQNRYNLPFVFSVLCYNKYGKRLKKLTKNFDKRKIKIPQYILEQYSKRSGISKKNILDYLTKIDYDIGYKEKRALKLFLKLTKQKGII from the coding sequence ATGATATTTTCAAAAATTGATTTTATAAACCTATTACCTTTTCACATTTATATCAAAAAAAATATAAAATCAAATCAACTTAAGTCAAGTATTGAGTACAAAAAATCTTATCCATCAAAAATTACAAATAGTTTTAAAAAACGAAAAACTCACAGTGCTTTTATCTCTTCAATTGGTTCAAGAAATGAGAAATTTCTTGATTTTGGAATAATTGCAAGGGATTATGTGGATTCTGTTTTAATCTTACCAAATAGAAAAAATAAAGATGATTTTCAATCAAAAACTTCAAATGCACTAGCAAAAATTTTAGAACTAGATGGCGAAGTAATCATTGGAGATAAGGCTTTAAAGTTTTATCATAGCAACAAAGATGAAGAGTTTATAGATTTAGCTAAACAGTGGCAAAATAGATACAATCTTCCTTTTGTATTTTCAGTTTTGTGTTACAATAAATATGGGAAAAGATTAAAAAAACTTACAAAAAATTTTGATAAAAGAAAAATCAAAATTCCTCAATATATTTTAGAGCAGTACTCAAAAAGAAGTGGTATTTCAAAGAAAAATATTTTGGATTATCTTACAAAAATTGATTATGATATTGGGTATAAAGAGAAACGCGCTTTAAAACTATTTTTAAAACTTACAAAACAAAAGGGGATTATTTGA
- a CDS encoding undecaprenyl-diphosphate phosphatase — protein MNIFDAIWLGIIEGVTEFIPVSSTGHLIVLSEFLGIEQNNVNKAFEIIIQFAAIMALVFIYPSKFTFKHINLWMKIALAFLPIGIVGFIFSSQIKALFSIEIVAWMFIIGGVIFLIVEKFYDENKKHITDVEDVSYKQALFIGIAQIAALIPGTSRAGASIIGAMIVGFNRKASAEFSFLLAVPVMCATTFYDVYKHHAQILQDGNFINLAVGFVTSFVVAYLVIKLFLKFLERFTFVAFGIYRIVFGILILMIF, from the coding sequence TTGAATATATTTGATGCAATTTGGTTAGGAATTATAGAGGGAGTTACTGAGTTTATACCAGTATCATCAACGGGACACTTAATAGTTTTAAGTGAGTTTTTGGGAATTGAACAAAACAATGTAAATAAAGCTTTTGAGATTATTATTCAATTTGCTGCTATTATGGCTTTGGTTTTTATATATCCATCTAAATTTACATTTAAACATATAAATTTATGGATGAAAATTGCACTAGCATTTTTACCTATAGGAATTGTTGGATTTATTTTCTCAAGCCAAATAAAAGCTCTCTTTTCTATAGAGATTGTAGCTTGGATGTTTATTATTGGTGGAGTTATATTTTTAATAGTTGAGAAGTTTTATGATGAGAATAAAAAACATATAACAGATGTTGAAGATGTGAGTTACAAACAAGCTTTGTTTATTGGTATTGCTCAAATAGCTGCATTAATACCAGGTACTAGCCGAGCGGGTGCTAGTATAATTGGAGCTATGATTGTAGGATTTAATAGAAAAGCAAGTGCTGAGTTTTCGTTTTTACTAGCTGTTCCTGTTATGTGTGCTACAACTTTTTATGATGTTTATAAACACCACGCGCAAATACTTCAAGATGGAAATTTTATAAATCTAGCTGTTGGTTTTGTGACATCTTTTGTTGTTGCTTATTTGGTAATCAAACTGTTTTTGAAGTTTTTAGAGAGATTTACCTTTGTAGCTTTTGGAATTTATAGAATTGTTTTTGGAATATTAATATTGATGATATTTTAA
- a CDS encoding UDP-N-acetylglucosamine--N-acetylmuramyl-(pentapeptide) pyrophosphoryl-undecaprenol N-acetylglucosamine transferase, producing the protein MSKVVVITGGGTGGHLKIADVFISEFKKRGFEVVFIGSSYGQDKFWFENDDRLKEKIFLNTSGVVNKRGIAKIFSLLNIFYKAIFCLKILKKYRVQKVVSVGGFSAAAASLATIFKKDCNLYLHEQNSKIGALNKITLKYTKKAYSSFHDFSPIKDYPVDSKFFENSRVRKEIKTVAFFGGSQGAVAINNFALKVAPKLNEMDIKIVHQAGKNDFLRVKSEYEKLGINADIFDFSKDILAKMSEADFCVSRAGASTLFELCANNLPTFFIPFRYAAQNHQYYNAKALFEKNICFLQNEDELDENYFFDCLNSNIEKISTGLKEFIKPNAVEKIVDDILNN; encoded by the coding sequence ATGAGTAAAGTTGTTGTAATAACAGGTGGAGGAACTGGAGGTCATCTAAAAATTGCTGATGTTTTTATATCTGAATTCAAAAAAAGAGGTTTTGAAGTTGTTTTTATAGGTTCAAGCTATGGGCAAGATAAGTTTTGGTTTGAAAATGATGATAGATTAAAAGAGAAGATTTTTTTAAATACAAGTGGAGTTGTGAATAAAAGAGGAATAGCTAAGATTTTTTCACTTTTAAATATATTTTACAAAGCTATTTTTTGTCTTAAGATTTTAAAAAAATATAGAGTACAAAAGGTTGTCTCTGTTGGTGGATTTAGTGCAGCTGCTGCTTCACTTGCAACTATATTTAAAAAAGATTGCAATCTATATTTACATGAACAAAACTCAAAAATTGGGGCTTTAAATAAAATCACTCTAAAATATACAAAAAAAGCTTACTCATCTTTTCATGATTTTTCACCAATAAAAGATTATCCAGTTGATAGCAAATTCTTTGAAAACTCAAGAGTGAGAAAAGAGATAAAAACTGTTGCATTTTTTGGTGGCTCTCAAGGAGCAGTTGCAATTAATAACTTTGCTTTAAAAGTTGCACCAAAATTAAACGAAATGGATATAAAAATAGTTCATCAAGCTGGAAAAAATGACTTTTTAAGAGTAAAAAGTGAGTATGAGAAACTAGGAATAAATGCAGATATTTTTGATTTTTCAAAAGATATTTTAGCAAAAATGAGTGAAGCAGATTTTTGTGTAAGCCGAGCTGGTGCTTCAACACTTTTTGAGCTTTGTGCAAACAATCTTCCAACTTTTTTTATACCATTTAGATATGCAGCACAAAATCATCAATACTACAATGCAAAAGCTTTGTTTGAGAAAAATATATGTTTTTTACAAAATGAAGATGAGCTAGATGAAAACTATTTTTTTGATTGTTTAAATAGCAATATAGAGAAAATTAGCACTGGTTTAAAAGAGTTTATTAAACCAAATGCAGTAGAAAAAATTGTAGATGATATTTTAAATAATTAA
- a CDS encoding FtsW/RodA/SpoVE family cell cycle protein, translating to MDYIKNKIKLLTTGENLREPDYFLFILVSMLIIVSIVFSYSLTIYTVEFLGYGQFHYILRQGLVGIFCIYLMWWMARLNPNKIMHRTGMTLFGVGLFLMVIMPFLPASLVTASGGANRWIRLPGISLSPVEIFKIGFIYFLSWSFFRKVIHQPKKGLFGDLLLLSPYFLVFIFIVFLIAVLQKDLGQVALLTIIMLTLIIFANRSLKIIFALILIAIVGMIVLIAAAPHRINRIHSWWSMVQDGILSVLPSTFEQYLRIKNLPEPYQVSHSLNAIHNGGFFGQGISLGDLKVGFLSEVHTDFVIAGITEEIGWLGIFVITTILMLVILRILAISRKVDSKIFHLFTTGIALMIIVAFLINGAGISGIIPIKGIAVPFLSYGGSSLITSSFAIGLVLSISRTVKKYEPQKSVIKEKPKRIIIR from the coding sequence ATGGATTATATCAAAAATAAGATTAAATTATTAACTACAGGCGAAAACCTAAGAGAACCAGATTACTTTTTGTTTATTTTGGTTTCTATGCTTATTATTGTAAGCATAGTTTTTTCATATTCGCTTACTATTTATACTGTTGAATTTTTAGGATATGGACAGTTTCACTATATTTTAAGACAAGGTTTAGTTGGGATATTTTGTATATACCTAATGTGGTGGATGGCAAGATTAAATCCTAATAAAATAATGCATAGAACAGGAATGACACTATTTGGTGTTGGACTTTTTCTAATGGTTATTATGCCTTTTTTACCAGCTTCTTTAGTTACTGCTTCAGGTGGAGCTAATAGATGGATTAGGCTTCCTGGAATATCTTTGTCTCCTGTTGAGATATTTAAAATAGGTTTTATATATTTCTTATCTTGGTCATTTTTTAGAAAAGTTATTCATCAACCAAAGAAAGGTCTCTTTGGGGATTTATTACTACTTTCTCCATACTTTTTAGTATTTATTTTTATTGTTTTTTTGATTGCTGTTTTACAAAAAGATTTGGGACAAGTTGCACTACTAACTATTATTATGCTTACTTTAATTATATTTGCAAATAGATCTTTAAAAATTATCTTTGCATTAATTCTTATAGCTATTGTAGGAATGATAGTTCTAATAGCAGCAGCACCTCATAGAATAAATAGAATTCACTCTTGGTGGTCTATGGTTCAAGATGGTATTTTATCAGTTCTTCCATCAACATTTGAGCAGTATTTGAGAATAAAAAACTTACCAGAACCATATCAAGTATCACACTCTTTAAATGCTATTCATAATGGTGGTTTTTTTGGACAAGGTATCTCTTTGGGAGATTTAAAAGTTGGATTTTTAAGTGAAGTTCACACTGACTTCGTTATTGCTGGTATAACTGAAGAGATAGGTTGGCTTGGAATATTTGTTATAACTACTATTTTAATGCTAGTTATTTTAAGAATTTTAGCAATTAGTAGAAAAGTTGATAGTAAAATTTTCCATCTTTTTACGACAGGAATTGCTCTTATGATTATTGTTGCATTTTTAATAAATGGTGCTGGAATTTCAGGAATAATACCTATAAAAGGGATTGCTGTTCCATTTTTATCATATGGTGGTTCATCTTTAATTACAAGTTCATTTGCTATAGGATTAGTTCTTTCAATTAGTAGAACTGTAAAAAAGTATGAACCACAAAAAAGTGTTATAAAAGAAAAACCTAAAAGGATAATTATTAGATGA
- a CDS encoding peptidoglycan D,D-transpeptidase FtsI family protein has product MQIDYKLLEIKQKTKKILILLLLLSFGIFIVLFSIYRTIHEKRTLPTLTGEKSELAVRGNIISEDGFNLVSSKKIYKASVDTRYLNPDKKELFMILFSIYSGIDYKTLSEKFKEVEKNPGLLVLSYNIDSRAAKNLRELDIKLNQLNVFIPRKGGSLSLIRRLEVSESGEKRTFSYDDTLTPVLGYIKKIESQTGKTKVDGVKGLERSYDQKLNEAKDGILKGYRDVISYIYFDKNSIMEHRIDGYSLNLNIPLKLQKNNETTLDNHKIRTKADEILLTIMESRTGKIISMASSNRFNPENIKQSDIPYLNVNAIEYQFEPGSVVKPLSISLALDKGVVRKNEYFSAYNQTHAKGAYPFGKFTIKDDHAFPKGNLSIDDIVIFSSNIGTLQIAQRLTGPEFYEGMKKFGFTRKTGIDLPYEKRGVMPKLWQFSVGDKQKRPNIYKATVSFGQGMTSTFIQLIKAYSVFNNDGAMVTPQIVSYLTRNNVKYQSPFFHEPEQVISKETAAEMKRMLIKTVQEGTGRSARIEGLEIGGKTGTAQIAGGTGYLKKYISSFVGFVNDDKGNSYTIGVTVINPNPIRPHYYAAQSAVPVFKEIIQNLIKLNYLSPKEDINLEN; this is encoded by the coding sequence ATGCAAATAGATTATAAACTTTTAGAAATTAAACAAAAAACAAAGAAAATCTTAATTTTGCTTTTACTACTTTCTTTTGGAATTTTTATCGTACTTTTCTCTATATATAGAACTATTCATGAAAAAAGAACGCTTCCTACTTTAACTGGTGAAAAGAGTGAATTAGCTGTTCGTGGAAATATTATTAGTGAAGATGGCTTTAATTTAGTTAGCTCTAAAAAAATATATAAAGCATCTGTTGATACAAGATATTTAAATCCAGACAAAAAAGAGCTTTTTATGATACTTTTTTCCATTTATAGTGGAATAGATTATAAAACTTTGAGTGAAAAATTTAAAGAAGTAGAGAAAAACCCTGGACTTTTAGTACTTTCATATAATATAGATTCAAGAGCTGCAAAAAACTTACGAGAGCTTGATATAAAATTAAATCAATTAAACGTTTTTATACCACGAAAAGGTGGTAGTTTAAGTTTAATTAGAAGATTAGAAGTTAGTGAAAGTGGAGAAAAAAGAACATTTTCTTATGATGATACTTTAACTCCTGTTTTAGGTTATATTAAAAAAATAGAGTCGCAAACAGGTAAAACAAAAGTTGATGGAGTAAAAGGGTTAGAGAGATCTTATGATCAAAAGCTAAATGAAGCAAAAGATGGTATTTTAAAAGGTTATAGAGATGTAATCTCTTATATATATTTTGATAAAAATTCAATAATGGAACATAGAATTGATGGTTATAGTTTAAATCTAAATATACCTTTGAAACTTCAAAAAAATAATGAAACAACGCTAGATAATCATAAAATTAGAACAAAAGCTGATGAGATTTTGCTTACAATTATGGAGAGTCGTACTGGAAAAATAATTTCAATGGCTAGTTCAAATAGATTTAATCCAGAAAATATAAAACAAAGTGATATTCCATATCTAAATGTAAATGCTATTGAGTATCAGTTTGAACCAGGTTCTGTTGTGAAACCTTTGTCAATATCTTTAGCTTTGGATAAAGGTGTTGTTAGAAAAAATGAGTATTTTTCAGCTTATAATCAAACACACGCAAAAGGTGCTTATCCTTTTGGAAAATTTACAATAAAAGATGACCATGCATTTCCAAAAGGAAACCTTTCTATTGATGATATTGTAATCTTTTCATCAAATATAGGAACACTTCAAATTGCACAAAGATTGACAGGACCAGAGTTTTATGAAGGTATGAAAAAATTTGGATTTACGAGAAAAACAGGAATAGATTTACCCTATGAAAAAAGAGGTGTTATGCCAAAACTTTGGCAATTTTCTGTTGGAGATAAACAAAAAAGACCAAATATTTATAAAGCAACAGTATCTTTTGGTCAAGGTATGACTTCAACTTTTATTCAATTAATAAAAGCATATAGTGTTTTTAATAATGATGGAGCTATGGTTACACCACAAATAGTCTCTTATTTAACTAGAAATAATGTTAAATATCAATCTCCATTTTTTCACGAACCAGAGCAGGTTATTTCAAAAGAGACAGCAGCTGAGATGAAAAGAATGCTTATAAAAACTGTTCAAGAAGGAACAGGAAGAAGCGCTAGAATAGAGGGACTTGAAATAGGTGGGAAAACAGGTACAGCTCAAATTGCAGGTGGAACTGGGTATTTGAAAAAATATATATCATCTTTTGTTGGTTTTGTAAATGATGATAAAGGAAATTCATATACTATTGGAGTTACAGTAATAAACCCAAATCCAATAAGACCACACTATTATGCAGCACAATCAGCAGTTCCAGTTTTTAAAGAGATTATTCAAAATCTTATAAAACTAAACTACTTATCCCCTAAAGAGGATATAAATTTAGAAAATTAA
- a CDS encoding peptidylprolyl isomerase, translating into MSTNRFGKELKEYNYTKEELAKFNYAKITTKNGEILIKLFNQETPNTVANFVTLANDGFYDGLNFHRVIAGFMAQGGCPQKSGMGGPEWAIKCEVDAPKQNHKRGSLSMAHAGRDTGGSQFFICFVPCPHLDGNHTVFGEIEVTQNSSFKTLDAIKQGDEIIKIEILESI; encoded by the coding sequence ATGAGTACAAATAGATTTGGAAAAGAGTTAAAAGAGTATAACTATACAAAAGAGGAGCTTGCAAAATTTAATTATGCAAAAATCACTACAAAAAATGGAGAGATTTTAATAAAACTTTTCAATCAAGAGACACCAAATACAGTTGCAAATTTTGTAACTTTGGCAAATGATGGGTTTTATGATGGATTAAATTTTCATAGAGTAATAGCTGGTTTTATGGCACAAGGTGGATGTCCACAAAAATCAGGTATGGGTGGACCAGAGTGGGCTATAAAATGTGAAGTTGATGCTCCTAAACAAAATCATAAAAGAGGAAGCCTTTCAATGGCACATGCAGGAAGAGATACAGGTGGTAGTCAATTTTTTATATGTTTTGTACCTTGTCCACATTTAGATGGTAACCACACTGTTTTTGGAGAAATTGAAGTAACTCAAAATAGTAGTTTTAAAACTTTAGATGCTATAAAACAAGGTGATGAAATAATCAAAATTGAGATTTTAGAATCTATATAA
- a CDS encoding cytochrome-c peroxidase, producing MKKLVLITIFLGIKLLANNISKEDLGKALFFDVNLSKNRTQSCATCHNPEAAFIDDRDNGVSKMASLGDDLKSLGDRQAPTASYAKFSPDFHFNAKKGFYVGGQFWDGREATLEGQAGGPPLNPIEMGMESKKEVVGRLKENSFYVESFKSLFGKDIFKNYENAYIAMTQAIASFERSDEFSPFDSKYDRYLKGEYDLTPLEDLGMSIFFSNNNNSCASCHVLKGEGKAGETFTNYEFHNIGVPVNNELREKNGINEKDLGLAANPNIKNKDENLGKYKTPTLRNVAVTAPYMHNGVFKDLRTVVEFYDKYNNKERTLNPETNLPWDEPEHKDTISLKELKANAQTDRKIDALVAFMKLLTDKRYEHLIKD from the coding sequence ATGAAAAAATTAGTTTTAATAACAATATTTTTAGGAATAAAGTTACTAGCAAATAATATTTCAAAAGAGGATTTAGGTAAAGCACTTTTTTTTGATGTTAATTTATCAAAAAATAGAACTCAAAGTTGTGCAACTTGTCACAATCCAGAAGCAGCATTTATAGATGATAGAGATAATGGTGTTTCAAAAATGGCATCTTTAGGTGATGATTTAAAATCTTTAGGTGATCGTCAAGCTCCAACAGCTTCTTATGCAAAATTTTCTCCAGATTTTCATTTTAATGCAAAAAAAGGATTTTATGTAGGTGGTCAATTTTGGGATGGAAGAGAGGCAACTTTGGAAGGACAAGCTGGTGGTCCACCACTAAATCCTATTGAAATGGGAATGGAAAGTAAAAAAGAGGTAGTTGGTAGATTAAAAGAGAATAGTTTTTATGTAGAGAGTTTTAAATCTCTATTTGGAAAAGATATTTTTAAAAATTATGAAAATGCTTATATAGCAATGACACAAGCGATTGCCAGTTTTGAAAGAAGTGATGAATTTTCACCATTTGATTCAAAGTATGATAGATATTTAAAAGGAGAGTATGATTTAACTCCTCTTGAAGATTTAGGAATGTCAATATTTTTCTCAAACAACAATAACTCTTGTGCCTCATGTCATGTCTTAAAAGGCGAAGGAAAAGCTGGTGAAACATTTACAAACTATGAGTTTCATAATATTGGAGTTCCTGTAAATAATGAATTAAGAGAGAAAAATGGTATAAATGAAAAAGATTTAGGTTTAGCAGCAAACCCAAATATTAAAAATAAAGATGAAAATTTAGGAAAATACAAAACTCCTACTCTAAGAAATGTTGCAGTTACTGCTCCGTATATGCATAATGGTGTATTTAAAGATTTAAGAACAGTTGTTGAATTTTATGATAAATACAATAACAAAGAGAGAACTTTAAATCCTGAGACAAATCTTCCTTGGGATGAACCTGAACATAAAGATACAATTTCATTAAAAGAGCTAAAAGCAAATGCTCAAACTGATAGAAAAATAGATGCTTTAGTAGCATTTATGAAACTTTTAACAGATAAAAGATATGAACATCTAATAAAAGATTGA
- a CDS encoding sterol desaturase family protein has product MDYFAFDFLTNPNKRVYWLYLLASIFLAFIYYYFSKKNSRVILSSKLWLHPSAKLDYIYFFLANLVNIFLLVPFILSAKNVALFTNKFLYQNFGFIEFNSFSYFQITIFYTIAIFIFSDFTRYWLHRFLHTIPFLWEFHKVHHSAKVLTPITFYRVHFVENFLFGLRYSLSVGFVTGIFIYLFGAKINLYMIFGVNALVFISSIFGSNLRHSHVPFSYFSFIEKWFLSPKQHQIHHDKKHFNKNYGGYIAIWDRVFGTLALSKDVNILKFGLRKNQMSEYISIKDLYFRPFINLLKKGGFYEKISFNNNIFRNKVTSK; this is encoded by the coding sequence TTGGACTATTTTGCCTTTGATTTTTTAACAAATCCAAACAAAAGAGTCTATTGGCTCTATTTGCTGGCTTCAATTTTTTTGGCATTTATCTACTACTATTTTTCAAAAAAAAATAGTAGAGTTATATTATCTTCAAAATTGTGGTTACATCCTAGTGCAAAACTTGATTATATTTACTTTTTTTTAGCAAATTTAGTAAATATTTTTTTGCTTGTTCCTTTTATTTTAAGTGCAAAAAATGTGGCACTTTTTACAAATAAATTTTTATATCAAAATTTTGGATTTATAGAGTTTAACTCTTTTTCATATTTTCAAATTACAATATTTTATACAATAGCTATTTTTATTTTTAGTGATTTTACTAGATATTGGTTACATAGATTTTTACATACCATTCCATTTTTGTGGGAGTTTCATAAAGTTCACCATAGTGCAAAAGTTTTAACACCTATTACATTTTATAGAGTTCATTTTGTTGAAAATTTTCTTTTTGGGCTTAGATATTCACTAAGTGTTGGTTTTGTAACAGGAATTTTTATATATTTATTTGGTGCAAAAATAAATTTATATATGATTTTTGGAGTAAATGCTTTAGTGTTTATCTCTTCAATTTTTGGTTCAAATTTAAGGCACTCACATGTTCCTTTTTCATATTTTTCATTTATAGAAAAATGGTTTTTATCTCCCAAACAACATCAAATACATCATGATAAAAAACATTTTAATAAAAATTATGGTGGTTATATTGCAATTTGGGATAGAGTTTTTGGAACACTAGCTCTTTCAAAAGATGTAAATATTTTAAAATTCGGACTTAGAAAAAACCAGATGAGTGAATATATAAGCATAAAAGATTTATATTTTAGACCATTTATAAATTTATTAAAAAAAGGAGGATTTTATGAAAAAATTAGTTTTAATAACAATATTTTTAGGAATAAAGTTACTAGCAAATAA
- a CDS encoding imelysin family protein, with protein MKKIFLILIFLTGVVFANETIFQSVIKNVALKDTQSAINSAKKLQKELNDENFTKFLKDWKRVEANYLAGEINSDYLDTPRYIDVFNNLKEDLNSQMQRVIDGNLDIKKALFKNSFKTINALEYLLYSSKELNDRKKEIGREILNSIIKNLEDIKTVYETYLKNPIIKDDDNAKLINTLVASSYRLKEWRIGNPAGFSTKYKNDAKNSRAEYFLSQNSFEAIDSILDAQKEMIANEGYINLLNLAKDKNATHELEAVIAKIDEAKKELKSLPKDDFTNAKKLFDLTSQIHDLYYITIIDKLGLKAEILDADGD; from the coding sequence GTGAAAAAAATATTTTTAATATTAATATTTTTAACAGGAGTTGTTTTTGCAAATGAAACAATTTTTCAAAGTGTTATAAAAAATGTAGCACTAAAAGATACACAAAGTGCTATAAATAGTGCAAAAAAATTACAAAAAGAGTTAAATGATGAAAACTTTACAAAGTTTTTAAAAGATTGGAAAAGAGTTGAAGCAAACTATCTCGCTGGGGAAATAAATAGCGATTATTTAGATACTCCAAGATATATTGATGTTTTTAACAATTTAAAAGAGGATTTAAATTCTCAAATGCAAAGAGTTATAGATGGCAATTTGGATATAAAAAAAGCACTATTTAAAAACTCATTTAAAACAATAAATGCTTTGGAATATCTGCTTTACTCTTCAAAAGAGTTAAATGATAGAAAAAAAGAGATAGGAAGAGAGATTTTAAACTCAATTATAAAAAATCTTGAAGATATAAAAACTGTTTATGAAACTTATCTAAAAAATCCAATAATAAAAGATGATGACAATGCAAAACTTATAAATACACTTGTTGCATCTTCTTATAGACTAAAAGAGTGGAGAATTGGAAATCCAGCAGGATTTTCAACAAAATATAAAAATGATGCAAAAAATAGTAGAGCTGAGTATTTCTTAAGCCAAAACTCTTTTGAAGCTATAGATTCAATTTTAGATGCTCAAAAAGAGATGATTGCAAATGAAGGTTATATAAATCTTCTTAATTTAGCAAAAGATAAAAATGCAACACATGAGCTAGAAGCTGTTATTGCAAAAATAGATGAAGCAAAAAAAGAGTTAAAATCTCTTCCTAAAGATGATTTTACAAATGCAAAAAAACTTTTTGATTTGACTTCACAAATTCATGATTTATACTATATTACGATTATTGATAAATTGGGACTTAAAGCTGAAATTTTAGATGCAGATGGAGATTAA